A genomic window from Streptomyces sp. HUAS YS2 includes:
- a CDS encoding MBL fold metallo-hydrolase translates to MAATDPYTVRLAPGVHAFVQPDGGWCLNNAGILGDAGESLLVDTAATERRALLLRDAVLGAGLPLPRTIVNTHHHGDHTYGNGVFTPAARVVGHDSCRTEQLAAGRQLHLLWPQTDFGEIRITPPSLTYSERLTLHVGGLEVRLVHPGVAHTTGDSVVHLPEQGVVFTGDLIFHGGTPFVPMGSVAGSLRALEMLRSLDAERVVPGHGPVTDPSAYDATERYLRWVAELAREGHTRGASPLEAARTADLGEFAAWRESERLVANLHRAYAELDGLPPGSPLDPAAVFGDMAAMNGGVPVACHA, encoded by the coding sequence ATGGCCGCGACCGATCCTTACACCGTCCGACTCGCCCCGGGAGTGCACGCGTTCGTGCAGCCCGACGGCGGCTGGTGCCTCAACAACGCGGGCATCCTCGGCGACGCCGGGGAGAGCCTCCTGGTGGACACGGCGGCGACCGAGCGCCGCGCGCTGCTGCTGCGGGACGCGGTGCTCGGCGCGGGACTTCCGCTGCCCCGCACGATCGTCAACACCCATCACCACGGCGACCACACCTACGGCAACGGGGTGTTCACGCCGGCCGCGCGGGTCGTCGGGCACGACTCCTGCCGGACCGAGCAGCTCGCCGCCGGACGGCAGCTCCATCTGCTGTGGCCGCAGACCGACTTCGGCGAGATCCGGATCACGCCGCCCTCCCTCACGTACAGCGAGCGGCTGACCCTGCACGTCGGCGGGCTCGAGGTCCGGCTGGTGCACCCGGGCGTCGCGCACACCACCGGCGACTCCGTCGTCCATCTCCCGGAGCAGGGCGTGGTGTTCACCGGCGACCTGATCTTCCACGGCGGGACGCCGTTCGTGCCGATGGGGTCGGTCGCCGGTTCGCTGCGCGCCCTGGAGATGCTGCGCTCGCTGGACGCGGAGCGGGTGGTGCCGGGGCACGGGCCGGTGACGGACCCGTCCGCGTACGACGCGACGGAGCGCTATCTGCGCTGGGTCGCCGAGCTGGCCCGCGAGGGGCACACCAGGGGCGCGAGCCCGCTGGAGGCCGCGCGCACGGCCGACCTCGGCGAGTTCGCGGCCTGGCGGGAGAGCGAGCGGCTGGTGGCCAACCTGCACCGGGCGTACGCCGAGCTGGACGGGCTGCCGCCCGGCTCGCCGCTCGACCCGGCGGCGGTCTTCGGCGACATGGCGGCGATGAACGGCGGCGTGCCGGTCGCCTGCCACGCCTGA
- a CDS encoding phosphotransferase family protein — MSSSPPPGLDPERLRGFLDRERPGLVSGPLRARLIEGGRSNLTYVVTDGAGRWVVRRPPLGHVLATAHDMKREHRVISALHPTGVPVPEPVLLCEDESVLGSPFYVMEFVAGTLYRSAEQLAPLGPERTRAAVLGLVDTLVDLHAVDPAAVGLGDFGRPEGFLDRQLRRWGKQLDASRNRELPGIDELHAALGRALPVSPAPTVVHGDYRLDNVLIGEDDRIKAVLDWEMSTLGDPLTDLGLLVMYSAKLDLPDSPVSTTAGAAGHPDPAELIERYAARSGRDTSGLSWYTAFAWFKLAVILEGIHYRYTLGQTVGAGFDRIGDLVPVFIEHGLTTLQEG; from the coding sequence ATGAGCTCCAGTCCCCCACCAGGCCTCGACCCCGAGCGGCTGCGCGGCTTCCTCGACCGCGAGCGGCCCGGTCTGGTGAGCGGACCGCTCCGCGCCCGGCTCATCGAGGGCGGCCGCTCCAATCTCACGTACGTCGTCACCGACGGCGCCGGCCGGTGGGTGGTGCGCCGCCCGCCGCTCGGCCACGTCCTGGCCACCGCGCACGACATGAAGCGCGAGCACCGGGTGATCAGCGCGCTGCACCCGACCGGCGTGCCCGTCCCGGAGCCGGTGCTGCTCTGCGAGGACGAGTCGGTGCTCGGATCGCCGTTCTACGTCATGGAGTTCGTGGCCGGCACCCTGTACCGCTCGGCGGAGCAGCTCGCCCCGCTCGGCCCGGAGCGCACCCGCGCCGCCGTCCTCGGCCTCGTCGACACGCTGGTCGACCTGCACGCCGTCGACCCCGCCGCCGTCGGCCTCGGCGACTTCGGCCGCCCCGAAGGCTTCCTCGACCGCCAGCTGCGCCGCTGGGGCAAGCAGCTGGACGCCTCTCGCAACCGCGAGCTGCCCGGCATCGACGAACTGCACGCCGCCCTCGGCCGCGCGCTGCCGGTCTCCCCCGCGCCGACGGTCGTGCACGGCGACTACCGGCTGGACAACGTGCTGATCGGCGAGGACGACCGGATCAAGGCCGTCCTGGACTGGGAGATGTCCACCCTCGGCGACCCGCTGACCGATCTCGGCCTGCTCGTGATGTACAGCGCGAAGCTGGACCTGCCCGACTCGCCCGTCAGCACCACGGCCGGCGCCGCCGGGCACCCCGACCCGGCCGAGCTGATCGAGCGGTACGCAGCCCGCTCGGGCCGCGACACCTCCGGCCTCTCCTGGTACACGGCCTTCGCGTGGTTCAAGCTCGCCGTGATCCTCGAGGGCATCCACTACCGCTACACCCTCGGGCAGACCGTCGGCGCCGGCTTCGACCGGATCGGCGACCTGGTCCCCGTCTTCATCGAGCACGGCCTCACCACCCTCCAGGAAGGCTGA